Proteins encoded within one genomic window of Dryobates pubescens isolate bDryPub1 chromosome 38, bDryPub1.pri, whole genome shotgun sequence:
- the LOC128899033 gene encoding endothelial zinc finger protein induced by tumor necrosis factor alpha-like, with amino-acid sequence MEGQPGPPACDPPFALGLSPLAGGDGPEGAEVEEEEDDDTAGRQLGKASLEDLGQASRRRCCREQGSGPARAAGRACPKAEEGEGTAPCPQGQEELRPCRRRQRMCLKPAANRTLAPSPGAGQGMEQPGPSCGKRLRLLWGRAADFSQGLVENDLEEEPRSSEGEEGGSRSSSPAPHPKPDFVQLIDERGIYSTAKLVLGSTALGRLEGVAAAGLAPQRPHGAGSPGRGELEEAAAVGLPPSYSGGSDVGELEEVAAAGLSPQRPHGAGSPGRGELEEAAAGPPSRSGGDGDAGELEIREVIVDEKPFQCPSCEKAFKRAWELFSHEVVHNEERPFRCQLCQASFKRHSDFKSHGLVHTEERPFRCELCGKRFKRSSNLQEHRRIHSSQRPFRCPPCAKAFKTPYELQRHSLTHRAEKPFPCPDCAKDFPSSQALLLHRRQHCDDKPHACGVCGKRFTYGHSLKVHERVHTGDRPFVCPLCGKGFKQSNALSSHERVHTGERPFACPTCGKAFKQSSYLAIHQRAHTGERPYKCEACGKAFARPSLLLQHRRVHSQERPYKCSFCHKFFKDVAYLAVHEKVHTGETPYKCGVCHKGFAHPSNLLQHQRVHRDG; translated from the coding sequence ATGGAGGGGCAGCCAGGCCCTCCGGCCTGCGACCCCCCCTTTGCCCTGGGGCTCTCCCCACTTGCTGGAGGAGATGGACCTGAAGGTGCagaagtggaggaggaggaggacgacgacacagctgggaggcagctggggaaagCCTCCCTGGAGGACCTTGGCCAAGCCTctcgccgccgctgctgccgcgAGCAGGGCTCCGGCCCTGCccgggctgcaggcagagcctgcccgaaggctgaggagggggaggggaccGCTCCGtgcccccaggggcaggaggagcttcGGCCCTGCcggaggaggcagaggatgtGCCTGAAGCCTGCAGCCAACCGGACCCTggccccctccccaggagctgggcagggcatggagcagccGGGACCCTCCTGCgggaagaggctgaggctgctctggggccgGGCAGCTGACTtcagccaggggctggtggaGAATGACCTGGAGGAGGAGCCCCGCAGcagtgagggagaggagggaggttcCAGGagctcttcccctgccccccaccccaagccAGACTTTGTGCAGCTGATCGATGAGCGTGGGATCTACTCCACTGCCAAGCTGGTGCTGggtagcactgccctgggccggCTGGAGGGGGTGGCGGCCGCAGGGCTggccccgcagcgcccccaTGGGGCCGGCAGCCCGGGCAGGGGCGAGCTGGAGGAGGCGGCAGCCGTGGGGCTACCTCCCAGCTACTCTGGTGGCAGCGACGTGGGCGAGCTGGAGGAGGTGGCGGCCGCGGGGCTGTCCCCACAGCGCCCCCATGGGGCCGGCAGCCCGGGCAGgggagagctggaggaggcggcggcggggccgcccAGCCGCTCCGGCGGCGACGGCGACGCGGGCGAGCTGGAGATCCGCGAGGTGATCGTGGACGAGAAGCCCTTCCAGTGCCCCAGCTGCGAGAAGGCCTTCAAGAGGGCCTGGGAGCTGTTCAGCCACGAGGTGGTGCACAACGAGGAGCGCCCCTTccgctgccagctgtgccaggcctcCTTCAAGCGCCACTCGGACTTCAAGAGCCACGGGCTGGTGCACACGGAGGAGCGGCCCTTCCGCTGCGAGCTGTGCGGGAAGCGCTTCAAGCGCTCCTCCAACCTGCAGGAGCACCGCCgcatccacagctcccagcgCCCCTTCCGCTGCCCGCCCTGCGCCAAGGCCTTCAAGACCCCCTACGAGCTGCAGCGCCACTCCCTCACCCACCGCGCCGAGAAGCCCTTCCCCTGCCCGGACTGCGCCAAGGACTTCCCCAGCTCGCAGGCGCTGCTGCTGCACCGCCGCCAGCACTGCGACGACAAGCCCCACGCCTGCGGCGTCTGCGGCAAGCGCTTCACCTACGGCCACAGCCTGAAGGTGCACGAGAGGGTCCACACCGGCGACCGCCCCTTCGTCTGCCCCCTCTGCGGCAAGGGCTTCAAGCAGTCCAACGCCCTCTCCTCCCACGAGAGGGTCCACACCGGGGAGCGCCCCTTCGCCTGCCCCACCTGCGGCAAGGCCTTCAAGCAGTCCTCCTACCTGGCCATACACCAGAGGGCGCACACGGGCGAGCGCCCCTACAAGTGCGAGGCCTGCGGCAAGGCCTTCGCCCGGCcctcgctgctgctgcagcaccgcCGGGTGCACAGCCAGGAGAGGCCTTACAAGTGCAGCTTCTGCCACAAGTTCTTCAAGGACGTGGCCTACCTGGCCGTCCACGAGAAGGTGCACACCGGGGAGACCCCCTACAAGTGCGGCGTCTGCCACAAGGGCTTCGCCCACCCctccaacctgctgcagcaccagaggGTGCACCGCGACGGATga